Proteins from one Rosa chinensis cultivar Old Blush chromosome 7, RchiOBHm-V2, whole genome shotgun sequence genomic window:
- the LOC112179025 gene encoding mitochondrial uncoupling protein 3, giving the protein MKPSQEHGRQHAPTKILLTSISAMVAETTTFPIDLMKTRLQLHGESRSLGSTRATNAFRVASEIVRREGPLGLYKGLSPAILRHLFYTPVRIVGYEHLRNSLKTDGGSLSLGAKALYGGLSGVIAQLVASPADLVKVRMQADGRFVSQGFQPRYLGCFDALNKIARAEGVGGLWKGVFPNVQRAFLVNMGELACYDHAKRFVINNQISEDNIYAHTLASIMSGLSATALSCPADVVKTRMMNQSGSKEGKIMYSSSYGCLVKTVKVEGLRALWKGFFPTWARLGPWQFVFWVSYEKFRQIAGFSSF; this is encoded by the exons ATGAAACCGAGCCAAGAACACGGGCGTCAACACGCCCCCACAAAGATCTTACTGACCTCGATCTCAGCAATGGTGGCCGAAACGACGACGTTTCCAATCGACCTCATGAAGACGAGGCTCCAGCTCCACGGCGAGTCACGGTCTCTCGGCTCGACCCGGGCCACCAACGCATTCCGGGTGGCCTCAGAAATCGTGCGCCGGGAAGGCCCTCTGGGACTGTACAAGGGTTTGTCGCCGGCGATTCTCAGGCACCTTTTTTACACGCCTGTTCGTATCGTCGGCTACGAGCACCTCAGAAACTCTTTGAAAACCGATggtgggtctctctctctcggggCTAAAGCCCTCTACGGCGGACTCTCCGGCGTCATTGCTCAG TTGGTGGCAAGCCCGGCAGATCTTGTAAAGGTGAGGATGCAAGCAGATGGTCGTTTTGTGAGCCAAGGCTTTCAACCTAGGTACTTGGGCTGTTTCGATGCTTTAAACAAGATCGCGCGAGCAGAAGGTGTTGGAGGACTTTGGAAAGGGGTTTTCCCTAATGTTCAAAGAGCTTTCTTAGTAAACATGGGAGAATTAGCTTGTTACGATCATGCAAAACGTTTTGTTATCAATAATCAGATTTCTGAGGATAATATATATGCCCACACATTAGCATCAATCATGTCGGGCCTTTCGGCGACTGCTTTGAGCTGTCCAGCAGACGTGGTAAAGACGAGAATGATGAATCAGTCAGGAAGTAAGGAAGGGAAGATTATGTACAGCAGTTCTTATGGTTGTCTTGTGAAGACAGTCAAAGTTGAAGGTCTGAGAGCCCTGTGGAAAGGGTTCTTTCCTACATGGGCACGGCTTGGGCCTTGGCAATTTGTTTTCTGGGTCTCGTACGAGAAGTTTCGACAAATTGCAGGGTTTTCTTCCTTCTGA
- the LOC121050809 gene encoding uncharacterized protein LOC121050809, which produces MTMVCCVPDERLVILYLDHIYEGDEDDNEEDEVYMYPADFDFMFSQSGSTGVVIEELPDEPRQKPTCVIEEIFDDPKKLTNETRKPKRSTGIVIKEVDDCTLTQGSKVSDANPKEKGKGKLFPEARADEVSGLDEEGLHDIDILDYMQSFGCMPSQEKRVEDEFEEDDSEKDEDYIPAFEDEDYDYGIVDDEDEVLDEQNIGLEVNAIGEWLGPSIHGSETHNVEFDSGAEFQDNEEMFGVADSDEERPGPALNSDGEEDVIFPEFNPKTDMQNPVFCKGMIFGTSAILREAIRERAIRDGWEVYFIKNDKTRVRAICRAQDCPFELYASRMQHESSVQIKTYEHEHNCSRKFESCMLSAKYLTKRFMERIKLNTGWKTESLAQTMSSEVRVKVSKQMAYRVKKAAILALEGTIKEQYARLRDYGNELKRVDPSTTIDIKCDFNNSNKDPVFKRMYICHGALKKGFKAGCRSVIGLDGCHLRSAFGGQLLIAVGIDANNTTWVISYAMVEMESKDSWIWFLELLCKDLSIREDGAGWTFISDKQKGLLPAFEEVVPSAHIRWCVRHMWTNFTKLFPGKVLRDQMWACAKSTTIHFFTKELDEMKLLNNEAYKWMMHEDRPAKHWCRAHFNTCSNCDIMINNLCESFNSYIFDARGKPPVSMFEEIRGKLMKRIQLRREKMQSMVGNICPKPRDILEKNKVKGAADCIPNLNGGDICEVENIEGSKNVVDLNARTCTCRRWELSGVPCKHAVSAIYHKRHSPEDYVADCYLIKTYMSIYDNLIQPINGMEMWSRSEEACILPPQYSRQPGRPKTVRRRDASEKLAGNGTKLGRIQKSLKCGNCGRVGHNVKTCHRHLPPKDKNAANKKRKMNSGDDSSTQPKPGKKPPLSKNELRKKHLQVAEYQRKKMAELKASRKQGAKATAATTAKAAATSTSTSTRPPPSTKASKGQAPIASKSSQRTRDNSKRGGK; this is translated from the exons ATGACCATGGTGTGTTGTGTACCAGATGAGAGGTTAGTGATTCTATACCTAGATCACATATATGAAGGTGATGAAGACGATAATGAGGAGGATGAGGTGTACATGTATCCAGCTGACTTTGACTTTATGTTTAGTCAGTCTGGATCTACTGGTGTGGTGATTGAAGAGCTCCCTGATGAGCCTAGACAGAAGCCGACCTGTGTGATTGAGGAGATATTTGATGATCCCAAGAAGCTTACTAATGAGACTAGGAAGCCAAAGAGAAGTACTGGCATAGTTATAAAAGAGGTTGATGATTGCACTCTTACGCAAGGCAGCAAGGTTTCTGATGCAAATCCAAAAGAGAAGGGGAAAGGAAAACTGTTTCCTGAGGCTAGGGCAGATGAGGTTAGTGGTTTAGATGAAGAGGGTTTACATGACATAGACATTCTTGACTATATGCAGTCTTTTGGTTGCATGCCTAGTCAAGAAAAGAGAGTTGAAGATGAGTTTGAGGAGGATGATAGTGAAAAGGATGAAGACTACATACCTGCTTTTGAGGATGAGGATTATGATTATGGGAttgttgatgatgaagatgaagtgtTAGATGAACAGAATATAGGGTTGGAGGTTAATGCAATTGGTGAGTGGTTGGGACCAAGCATACATGGAAGTGAAACACATAATGTGGAGTTCGATAGTGGGGCGGAATTtcaagataatgaagagatgTTTGGAGTTGCAGATTCAGATGAAGAAAGACCTGGGCCAGCTTTGAATTCTGATGGTGAAGAGGATGTCATTTTTCCAGAGTTTAATCCCAAGACAGATATGCAAAATCCAGTTTTCTGTAAAGGGATGATATTTGGCACATCTGCAATTTTGAGAGAGGCTATAAGGGAGAGAGCTATTAGAGATGGTTGGGAGGTCTACTTCATTAAAAATGACAAAACAAGAGTGAGGGCTATATGTAGGGCACAAGATTGTCCATTTGAGCTCTATGCATCTAGAATGCAGCACGAAAGCTCTGTACAGATCAAGACATATGAGCATGAACACAATTGTTCTAGAAAGTTTGAGTCATGCATGTTGAGCGCTAAGTACTTGACCAAGCGCTTCATGGAAAGAATCAAGCTAAACACTGGATGGAAGACAG AGTCTTTGGCTCAGACCATGTCTTCGGAAGTTAGAGTGAAGGTCTCCAAGCAGATGGCATATAGAGTGAAGAAGGCAGCCATTTTGGCGTTGGAGGGAACAATTAAGGAGCAGTATGCAAGACTTAGAGATTATGGGAATGAGCTGAAAAGGGTGGACCCCTCAACAACCATTGATATTAAGTGTGACTTCAACAACTCTAACAAGGATCCGGTGTTCAAGAGGATGTATATTTGTCATGGAGCTCTGAAAAAAGGATTCAAAGCTGGTTGTAGATCTGTGATTGGCTTGGATGGTTGCCATTTGAGGTCTGCTTTTGGTGGCCAACTATTGATAGCTGTGGGAATAGATGCCAACAACACCACTTGGGTAATTTCCTATGCCATGGTTGAAATGGAGAGCAAAGACAGTTGGATTTGGTTTTTAGAGCTTCTATGCAAGGACCTCAGTATAAGGGAGGATGGAGCAGGTTGGACTTTCATCAGTGATAAGCAAAAAGGGCTTCTCCCTGCTTTTGAAGAGGTTGTGCCATCTGCCCACATTAGATGGTGTGTTAGGCATATGTGGACTAATTTTACCAAGTTATTTCCTGGGAAGGTGTTGAGGGATCAGATGTGGGCTTGTGCAAAGTCAACTACAATTCATTTCTTTACAAAAGAATTGGATGAGATGAAGCTGCTCAATAATGAAGCATACAAATGGATGATGC ATGAGGACAGGCCAGCCAAGCATTGGTGTCGAGCACACTTCAACACATGTTCGAACTGTGACATTATGATCAATAATTTATGTGAGAGCTTCAACAGTTACATATTTGACGCTAGAGGAAAGCCACCTGTTAGTATGTTTGAGGAAATTAGGGGGAAACTTATGAAGAGGATACAGTTGAGAAGGGAAAAGATGCAATCAATGGTGGGAAATATATGCCCCAAGCCGAGAGATATACTAGAAAAGAACAAGGTGAAGGGTGCCGCTGATTGTATTCCAAATCTGAATGGTGGTGACATTTGTGAGGTGGAGAATATTGAAGGCTCAAAGAATGTGGTTGACCTCAATGCAAGAACCTGCACATGCAGAAGGTGGGAATTAAGTGGTGTTCCTTGCAAGCATGCAGTCTCGGCTATATACCATAAGAGGCATAGTCCGGAAGACTATGTTGCTGATTGTTACTTGATCAAGACTTACATGTCTATCTATGACAATCTAATCCAACCTATTAATGGAATGGAGATGTGGAGTAGAAGTGAAGAGGCCTGCATACTTCCTCCACAGTATTCAAGACAGCCCGGAAGGCCAAAAACAGTACGGAGAAGGGATGCATCAGAGAAGTTGGCTGGAAATGGAACAAAGCTTGGAAGAATCCAAAAGTCACTTAAGTGTGGGAACTGTGGAAGAGTTGGCCACAATGTGAAAACATGTCACAGGCATCTTCCTCCAAAGGATAAGAATGCTGCAaataagaagaggaagatgaacagTGGAGATGATTCTTCAACTCAG CCTAAACCTGGAAAAAAGCCACCATTGAGTAAAAATGAATTGAGGAAAAAGCATTTACAAGTGGCAGAATATCAAAGG AAGAAGATGGCTGAATTGAAGGCATCAAGGAAACAAGGAGCCAAAGCTACTGCTGCCACAACTGCCAAAGCTGCTGCCACATCTACCTCAACAAGCACAAGGCCTCCACCTTCAACCAAAGCATCAAAGGGTCAAGCTCCAATAGCTTCCAAATCATCTCAAAGGACCAGGGACAATTCTAAACGAGGGGGAAAATAG
- the LOC112176556 gene encoding lysine-specific demethylase JMJ25: protein MAARKKSKGLCRPRQEENGAGLEEMKAEGILGIENEGANGEVKEEAVAPLVEGRGRKRRRKKQEEDGGGGEGVLGNQNEEEVAEDGVEVKTRYPQRATRAVRAVVEEEEEEEPEIRKRTKKRKAAVVEEEEPEIRKMMKKRKAAAAEGEEDEAVKDVSTMCHQCQRNDKGRVVRCTSCPKMGKGMRKRYCIPCIQRWYPNTSEEAIAEACPVCRGNCNCKACLRLDVPNRCLKNLDPKIDEETKLEHCKYLVHQLLPYLKRIRDEQVREMVVEAKRQGLSDVSELKVEKANCADDERMYCNNCSTSIFDFHRSCPDPECEYDLCLICCREIRDGKWKKRGMEEEDSQKYVDLGREYLHGKGELKSLLKKKREKKLKSLLKKKREEELKENVDVGVKLDSSESAQESSRASEDGNIQDGQQKKRGREDEVSEEFVNVGECLDGEGELKRNDDVGVKQDEAESAEESTFEWRASEDGSILCPPTHMKGCGKHNLELRCNFSQNHVIDLVEKAGKIDVSYNPMHASSETCAQKCSCVKPVNDAVNSSSSSCKLRKAASRDGSDDNYLFCPRVGEIQDEDFGHFQWHWMRGEPVIVSNALENGSGLSWEPLVMWRAFRQIKNLKHDRELAVHTIECLDWSFKETNNLHFFTGYSEGRPDEKGWPEILKLKDFPPSTEFDNRLPRHGKEFVCCLPFKEYTHPNKGTLNLAIHLPPTSVKPDMGPKTYIAYGFAQELGRGDSVTKLHCDMSDAVNILTHTAEVALTTEQLATIDKLKKKHRKQDEREIFGNCHTSAGNGSGPQEESAEVCEDGGALCEDGGALWDIFRIQDVPQLEKYIHKHINEFRHVHCNPLQCVTHAIHDQTVYLTVEHKRKLKEEFGIEPWTFVQKLGDAVFIPAGCPHQVRNLKSCIKVALDFVSPENVGECFRLTEEFRTLPPNHRASEDKLEVKKMIVHAVCEAVKEISGENAKPEDVKPKRRRKGRRKGNKGEV, encoded by the coding sequence ATGGCGGcgagaaagaaaagcaaaggcCTCTGCCGGCCGAGGCAAGAAGAGAACGGCGCTGGTCTGGAGGAGATGAAGGCCGAGGGTATTTTGGGAATTGAGAACGAGGGAGCTAATGGGGAAGTAAAAGAAGAAGCTGTGGCTCCTTTGGTGGAGGGCAGAGGCAGGAAGCGGCGGAggaagaaacaagaagaagacggtggtggtggtgagggTGTTTTGGGAAATCAAAACGAGGAAGAGGTTGCTGAAGATGGTGTGGAGGTAAAGACGCGTTATCCACAGAGGGCGACAAGGGCTGTAAGGgcggtggtggaggaggaggaggaggaggagccggAGATTCGGAAGAGGACGAAGAAGAGAAAAGCAgcggtggtggaggaggaggagccggAGATtcggaagatgatgaagaagagaaaagcAGCGGCGGCGGAGGGAGAGGAAGATGAGGCAGTGAAGGACGTTTCAACAATGTGCCATCAGTGTCAGAGGAATGATAAAGGGAGAGTGGTTCGGTGCACGAGTTGTCCGAAAATGGGTAAGGGAATGAGGAAGAGGTATTGTATCCCTTGCATACAGAGGTGGTATCCCAACACATCGGAGGAAGCCATTGCTGAGGCTTGTCCTGTGTGCCGCGGCAACTGCAACTGCAAAGCCTGCCTTCGACTGGATGTGCCTAATAGGTGTTTGAAGAATCTAGACCCGAAAATCGACGAGGAGACCAAGCTGGAGCACTGTAAGTATCTGGTTCATCAGCTGCTTCCGTATTTGAAGAGgattagggatgagcaggtgcGTGAGATGGTGGTGGAAGCCAAGAGGCAGGGATTAAGTGATGTTTCAGAGCTCAAGGTGGAGAAGGCTAATTGCGCTGACGATGAGCGTATGTACTGCAATAACTGCAGCACTTCGATTTTTGATTTTCATAGGAGTTGTCCTGATCCTGAGTGTGAGTATGATCTGTGCCTCATTTGCTGCCGGGAGATTCGAGACGGCAAGTGGAAGAAGAGAGGTATGGAGGAGGAAGACAGTCAGAAGTATGTTGATTTGGGGCGTGAGTATTTGCATGGAAAGGGAGAGTTGAAGAGCttgctaaaaaaaaagagagaaaagaagttgAAGAGCTTgctaaagaagaaaagagaagaagagttgAAGGAGAATGTTGATGTGGGAGTGAAGCTGGACTCGTCAGAATCTGCTCAAGAGTCCTCGAGAGCAAGTGAAGATGGAAATATTCAAGATGGGCAGCAGAAAAAGAGAGGCAGAGAGGATGAAGTAAGTGAGGAATTTGTTAATGTGGGGGAGTGTTTGGATGGAGAGGGAGAGCTGAAGAGGAATGATGATGTGGGAGTGAAGCAGGACGAGGCCGAATCTGCTGAAGAGTCCACATTTGAGTGGAGAGCAAGTGAAGATGGAAGCATTCTCTGCCCTCCAACACACATGAAAGGTTGTGGTAAGCATAATTTAGAATTGAGGTGCAATTTTTCTCAGAATCATGTCATAGATTTGGTAGAGAAAGCAGGAAAAATAGATGTAAGTTACAATCCTATGCATGCTAGTAGTGAAACATGTGCACAAAAGTGTTCATGCGTTAAACCTGTGAATGATGCTGTCAACTCAAGTAGCAGCAGCTGTAAGTTAAGAAAAGCAGCCTCTAGAGACGGTTCTGATGATAACTACTTGTTCTGTCCAAGGGTCGGAGAAATCCAAGATGAGGATTTTGGGCATTTTCAGTGGCATTGGATGAGGGGTGAGCCTGTGATCGTTAGCAATGCACTTGAAAATGGATCAGGTTTGAGCTGGGAACCGTTAGTCATGTGGCGTGCATTTAGGCAGATAAAGAATCTCAAGCATGATAGAGAATTGGCAGTCCATACCATTGAATGCTTGGATTGGAGTTTCAAAGAAACTAATAACCTCCATTTCTTTACTGGATATTCCGAAGGCCGGCCTGATGAGAAAGGATGGCCTGAGATTCTCAAGCTCAAAGACTTCCCCCCATCTACTGAGTTTGACAATCGTCTCCCCCGGCATGGTAAGgaatttgtctgttgtctgccTTTCAAAGAGTATACTCACCCCAACAAGGGAACCCTGAACCTTGCTATCCACTTGCCACCTACCTCAGTAAAGCCGGACATGGGTCCAAAAACATATATTGCCTATGGTTTTGCACAGGAGCTTGGACGGGGAGATTCTGTGACCAAGCTTCACTGCGATATGTCTGATGCAGTTAATATTCTGACACATACAGCTGAAGTGGCCCTTACAACTGAACAACTCGCAACTATAGATAAGTTGAAAAAAAAGCACAGGAAGCAAGACGAAAGAGAGATATTTGGGAATTGTCACACAAGTGCTGGAAATGGAAGTGGGCCTCAGGAAGAATCAGCTGAAGTATGTGAGGATGGTGGTGCCTTATGTGAGGATGGTGGTGCCTTATGGGACATTTTCCGGATCCAGGATGTTCCGCAGCTGGAGAAATACATCCACAAGCACATCAATGAATTTAGGCATGTGCACTGTAATCCTTTGCAGTGTGTTactcatgctatacatgatcaGACTGTTTATCTCACTGTGGAGCACAAGAGGAAGCTTAAGGAGGAATTCGGTATCGAGCCGTGGACATTTGTCCAAAAACTTGGAGATGCTGTTTTCATTCCTGCAGGTTGTCCTCATCAGGTGAGGAACTTGAAGTCTTGTATCAAAGTTGCACTGGACTTTGTTTCCCCTGAGAATGTGGGTGAGTGCTTTCGTTTGACGGAAGAGTTTCGCACACTTCCGCCAAACCATAGGGCCAGCGAGGACAAGCTGGAGGTGAAGAAAATGATTGTGCATGCTGTTTGTGAAGCTGTGAAGGAGATTTCTGGTGAGAATGCGAAGCCTGAGGATGTGAAGCCTAAGAGGAGGCGCAAGGGGAGGCGCAAGGGGAACAAAGGAGAGGTGTAA
- the LOC112180065 gene encoding putative E3 ubiquitin-protein ligase XBAT31 has translation MEVATHARKIPYMVALKHKHRACAVILDPSSAEPLVWPSPLKFISELNPEAKALFERGVNGIKHGEGESYLEGDSLRSISFAFRCRG, from the exons ATGGAGGTAGCCACACATGCAAG GAAAATCCCATACATGGTTGCTCTGAAGCACAAGCATCGAGCATGTGCAGTGATACTGGACCCTTCATCAGCAGAGCCTCTTGTCTGGCCATCACCTTTGAAGTTCATCAGCGAACTGAATCCAGAGGCTAAAGCTTTGTTTGAGAGGGGCGTTAATGGAATCAAACATGGAGAGGGAGAAAGCTATCTTGAAGGAGATAGTCTCCGTTCCATCTCCTTTGCATTCAGATGTAGAGGCTGA